Proteins encoded within one genomic window of Salinisphaera sp. T31B1:
- a CDS encoding undecaprenyl-diphosphate phosphatase has product MDWYQMLVLAIVQGITEFLPISSSAHLILVPHFLGWTDQGLGFDLAMHLGTLVAVIVYFRRDVTRLLTAWIQSMVAGRRDGDVAMAWGLVLATIPAVIAGLAIGLMGEDMLRAPGIIATTSIVFGLLLGLADARPRRDREPTDLGWREYLGIGLLQAVALIPGSSRSGMTILGGRAFGLSRPAAARVSFFMAIPITVAAIAFEIVLLLDAQTATPWGQMGVAAVLACVSAMIAIHYFLRMLQSMSMMVFVVYRLLLGILLFAIFGWSG; this is encoded by the coding sequence ATGGACTGGTATCAGATGTTAGTGCTCGCGATTGTGCAGGGCATTACCGAGTTCCTGCCAATCTCGAGTTCGGCGCACCTCATCCTGGTGCCGCATTTTCTTGGCTGGACGGATCAGGGGCTGGGCTTCGATCTGGCCATGCATCTGGGCACGCTGGTCGCGGTGATCGTCTATTTCCGTCGCGATGTAACCCGACTGCTTACGGCATGGATACAGTCGATGGTCGCAGGCCGCCGGGATGGCGATGTGGCGATGGCCTGGGGACTGGTGCTGGCTACGATACCTGCGGTGATCGCGGGGCTGGCGATCGGCCTGATGGGCGAGGACATGCTGCGCGCGCCCGGCATCATCGCCACCACCAGCATCGTCTTCGGGTTGCTGCTCGGCCTGGCCGATGCCCGGCCTCGGCGCGATCGTGAACCCACGGACCTTGGATGGCGCGAGTACCTTGGCATCGGCCTGCTGCAGGCGGTCGCGCTCATTCCCGGCTCCTCGCGTTCTGGCATGACCATTCTCGGCGGCCGCGCCTTTGGCTTGAGCCGGCCCGCGGCCGCGCGGGTATCGTTCTTCATGGCCATTCCGATCACCGTGGCCGCCATTGCCTTCGAGATCGTGTTGCTGCTGGATGCGCAGACTGCGACGCCGTGGGGTCAGATGGGCGTCGCAGCGGTCCTGGCCTGCGTGAGCGCGATGATCGCGATCCACTACTTCCTGCGCATGCTTCAGTCGATGAGCATGATGGTGTTCGTGGTCTACCGTCTGCTGCTGGGTATTCTGCTGTTCGCGATCTTCGGCTGGTCCGGCTAG
- a CDS encoding AEC family transporter encodes MLAVQNALGPLFLLILVGAALGWMRYPGGDFWPRAERLIYYVLFPALLTHTLAIAPVAEVPIGRLAVVVIGSLLVFATVLWMLRWRLRLSGPAFTSVFQGALRFNTYVAIAGATALHGAAGTTASAVAIALMVPTVNVLCVGCFIAAGTLGRTGLWRSVLELLRNPLILACIAGIVLNLSGIGLPGWSDALLGLTGRAALPLGLLAVGVALRPAVLMRAGRAFWVASAIKLVALPALAMLAALLLGLDPVTRDVALLFTAMSTSTSAYVLARELGGDSDLMAGLITGQTLLAMLTLPLWLGLLS; translated from the coding sequence ATGCTGGCTGTTCAGAACGCGCTTGGCCCATTGTTCCTGTTGATACTCGTCGGTGCAGCGCTCGGCTGGATGCGCTATCCCGGCGGTGATTTCTGGCCCCGGGCCGAACGTCTGATCTACTACGTGCTATTTCCCGCGCTGCTGACGCATACCCTCGCGATTGCCCCAGTCGCAGAGGTGCCTATCGGGCGGCTGGCGGTCGTGGTGATCGGCAGCCTGCTGGTCTTCGCGACCGTCCTTTGGATGCTGCGCTGGCGCTTGCGCCTGAGCGGCCCGGCTTTCACATCGGTCTTTCAGGGCGCGCTGCGCTTCAATACCTATGTGGCCATCGCAGGCGCCACCGCGCTGCACGGCGCGGCCGGCACCACAGCCTCGGCAGTCGCGATCGCGCTCATGGTGCCCACCGTGAACGTGCTCTGCGTTGGCTGCTTCATCGCAGCCGGCACACTCGGGCGCACTGGCTTGTGGCGCAGCGTGCTCGAGCTGTTGCGCAATCCGCTCATCCTGGCGTGTATCGCCGGAATCGTACTGAATTTGTCCGGGATCGGGTTGCCCGGCTGGAGCGACGCGCTGCTGGGGTTGACGGGCCGCGCCGCCCTACCGCTGGGGCTGCTGGCCGTCGGCGTTGCGCTGCGTCCGGCGGTGCTGATGCGGGCCGGGCGGGCGTTCTGGGTCGCCAGCGCAATCAAGCTTGTCGCGCTGCCGGCCCTGGCGATGCTCGCCGCGTTGCTGCTCGGGCTGGATCCGGTCACCCGCGACGTGGCGCTATTGTTCACGGCGATGTCCACCTCGACCTCGGCCTATGTGCTGGCGCGCGAACTCGGCGGCGACAGCGATCTCATGGCCGGGCTGATCACCGGCCAGACGCTGCTCGCCATGCTCACCCTGCCGCTATGGCTGGGCCTGCTCAGCTGA
- a CDS encoding SDR family oxidoreductase — protein MTESSSQHYEQILITGANRNVGAHLAHRFIDDGYAVIAQYRSHTDEIERLAARGAQLVQGEFGDRDSCLAIAQRIGAVVSGLRAIVHNASAFAPTRSTPTDAADQFQAFFEVHMLAPYLLNTSLAPLMTGSAATPADIVHITDIHADRPVSEYDVYCATKAGLQSLALSQAKRLAPAIKVNVIQPGPLSFEAWHDPACREAIIADTPLRRTGTPEHVYRAIAAIMGNDFQTGAVIAVDGGRRLGG, from the coding sequence GTGACAGAGTCCTCTTCCCAGCACTACGAACAGATCCTGATTACCGGCGCCAATCGCAACGTCGGGGCACATCTGGCCCATCGGTTCATCGACGACGGCTATGCGGTGATCGCCCAATATCGCAGCCATACCGACGAGATCGAACGGCTAGCCGCACGCGGTGCGCAACTGGTCCAGGGCGAGTTCGGCGATCGTGATAGCTGCCTGGCAATCGCGCAGCGCATCGGCGCCGTGGTCTCCGGCTTGCGCGCCATCGTGCACAACGCCTCGGCATTCGCGCCGACCCGCAGCACCCCGACGGATGCCGCCGACCAGTTCCAGGCCTTTTTCGAGGTTCACATGCTCGCGCCGTATCTGCTCAACACCTCGCTCGCGCCGCTGATGACCGGTTCCGCCGCGACACCGGCCGATATCGTGCATATCACCGATATCCACGCGGACCGGCCCGTCTCGGAATACGACGTGTACTGCGCGACCAAGGCCGGCCTGCAGAGTCTGGCGTTGTCCCAGGCAAAACGGTTGGCCCCTGCGATCAAGGTCAACGTCATCCAGCCCGGTCCGTTGAGCTTCGAGGCGTGGCATGACCCGGCCTGCCGTGAGGCGATCATCGCGGACACACCGCTGCGTCGAACGGGCACGCCCGAGCATGTCTATCGCGCGATCGCGGCGATCATGGGCAACGATTTCCAGACCGGCGCGGTCATTGCGGTCGACGGCGGCCGCCGGCTTGGTGGCTAG
- the hemF gene encoding oxygen-dependent coproporphyrinogen oxidase, with protein MSDQCIDPDAVIAYFRELQDHICERFTALEPDTEFLIDTWQRPAGGGGDTRVLTEGSTFERAGVNFSRVTGDNLPASASARRPELAGRSFIATGVSVVAHPRNPYAPTAHANVRFFVAERPGEAPVWWFGGGFDLTPYYPYREDAVAWHAAAQAACAAHDASLYPRFKTWCDEYFYLPHRDETRGVGGLFFDDFDELGFTDSFAFVRDVGQGFIDAYAPIVEKRRAQTYGQRERDFQLYRRGRYVEFNLVYDRGTLFGLQSRGRTESILMSMPPVASWQYGYQPDPGSPEATLYETYLKPQDWLGLSTA; from the coding sequence ATGTCGGATCAGTGTATCGACCCGGACGCGGTGATCGCCTATTTCCGCGAGTTGCAGGATCATATCTGTGAGCGCTTCACCGCGCTCGAGCCCGATACCGAGTTTCTGATCGATACCTGGCAGCGGCCGGCGGGCGGCGGCGGCGACACCCGAGTGCTGACCGAGGGCAGCACCTTCGAGCGCGCCGGTGTAAATTTCTCTCGCGTGACCGGCGACAACCTGCCGGCGTCGGCATCGGCTCGCCGACCGGAGCTGGCCGGTCGGTCGTTCATTGCCACCGGCGTGTCGGTGGTGGCACATCCGCGCAATCCCTATGCGCCGACGGCCCATGCCAACGTCCGCTTCTTCGTTGCCGAACGGCCCGGCGAAGCACCGGTCTGGTGGTTCGGCGGCGGCTTCGATCTGACGCCGTACTATCCTTACCGCGAGGACGCTGTGGCCTGGCATGCCGCAGCACAAGCGGCCTGCGCTGCCCACGATGCGTCGTTGTATCCACGCTTCAAGACATGGTGCGACGAATACTTCTATCTGCCGCATCGGGACGAAACCCGCGGTGTGGGCGGACTGTTCTTCGACGACTTCGACGAGCTGGGTTTTACCGACAGCTTCGCCTTCGTACGCGACGTTGGACAAGGCTTCATCGACGCCTATGCACCGATCGTCGAAAAACGCCGCGCGCAGACCTACGGCCAGCGCGAGCGGGATTTCCAGTTGTATCGACGCGGCCGTTATGTCGAGTTCAATCTCGTTTATGACCGCGGTACGCTGTTCGGCCTGCAATCGCGCGGACGCACCGAGTCCATCCTGATGTCAATGCCACCGGTTGCATCGTGGCAATATGGGTATCAGCCGGACCCGGGCAGCCCCGAGGCCACGCTGTACGAGACCTATCTCAAGCCCCAGGACTGGCTCGGCCTTTCGACCGCCTGA
- the tsaD gene encoding tRNA (adenosine(37)-N6)-threonylcarbamoyltransferase complex transferase subunit TsaD, producing the protein MQRPSIILGIESSCDETAAAVYHGEQGLIAHALHSQVALHADYGGVVPELASRDHIRKITPLIEQVLADAGQPSLTGIAYTRGPGLVGALLVGASVAAGLGMSRALPVLGVHHMEGHLLSPLLEDDPPAFPFVALLVSGGHTLLVAVEGVGRYRVLGQSLDDAVGEAFDKSAKMLGLGYPGGPALAALAADGDPQAYAFPRPMLKRAGLDLSFSGLKTAVMLAIKDAAGAEASADIAASFEQAVVDTLTTKCRRALRQTGMARLVVAGGVGANRRLRQTLTKQAAHDGFGLYFPRAEFCTDNAAMIALVGHLRRAEMCCGLSTADAKPRWSLDTLVPPGVPA; encoded by the coding sequence TTGCAACGACCCTCTATCATTCTCGGTATCGAGAGCTCCTGCGACGAGACCGCGGCCGCCGTTTACCACGGCGAGCAAGGCCTGATCGCGCATGCCCTGCATAGTCAGGTGGCCCTGCACGCCGATTATGGCGGCGTCGTGCCCGAACTGGCATCCAGGGATCATATCCGCAAGATCACGCCGCTGATCGAGCAGGTGCTGGCTGATGCGGGCCAGCCCTCGCTGACCGGTATCGCCTACACGCGTGGCCCCGGCTTGGTCGGGGCGCTGCTGGTCGGCGCATCGGTGGCCGCCGGTCTGGGGATGAGCCGCGCGCTGCCGGTATTGGGTGTCCATCACATGGAAGGACACCTGCTGTCGCCGTTGCTCGAGGACGATCCGCCCGCGTTTCCGTTCGTGGCCCTGTTAGTCTCTGGCGGCCACACCCTGCTGGTTGCCGTCGAGGGCGTCGGGCGTTACCGGGTGTTGGGCCAGAGCCTGGACGATGCGGTCGGCGAGGCGTTCGACAAGAGCGCGAAAATGCTGGGACTGGGTTATCCCGGCGGGCCAGCGCTCGCAGCGTTGGCTGCCGACGGCGACCCGCAGGCCTACGCATTTCCCCGTCCCATGCTCAAGCGGGCCGGGCTGGATCTGTCGTTTTCCGGGCTGAAGACGGCCGTGATGCTCGCGATCAAGGATGCGGCCGGTGCCGAGGCATCGGCGGATATCGCCGCCAGCTTCGAGCAGGCGGTGGTGGACACGCTCACGACCAAATGTCGAAGAGCGCTCCGACAAACGGGCATGGCACGCTTGGTGGTGGCCGGCGGGGTCGGGGCCAATCGTCGGCTGCGCCAGACGTTGACGAAACAGGCGGCGCACGACGGTTTCGGCCTGTATTTCCCGCGCGCCGAGTTCTGTACCGACAACGCCGCCATGATCGCTCTTGTCGGCCATCTGCGCCGCGCGGAGATGTGCTGCGGCCTATCGACGGCCGATGCCAAGCCGCGCTGGTCCCTCGATACCCTGGTTCCGCCGGGCGTACCGGCGTAG
- the folB gene encoding dihydroneopterin aldolase, which produces MDTIFIDGLSVDTRIGVYGWERRIRQRVVIDLAMDFDIRPAAAADDVDLTLDYKSVAKRVIAYVEAAEFLLVETLSERVAELILNEFPVARVSLKLNKPYALRGAAGVGVRLIRSRNP; this is translated from the coding sequence TTGGACACTATCTTCATCGACGGGCTGAGCGTCGATACGCGTATCGGCGTCTACGGCTGGGAGCGTCGGATTCGCCAGCGTGTCGTCATTGATCTGGCCATGGATTTCGATATCCGGCCTGCTGCGGCGGCCGATGATGTCGATCTGACGCTGGACTACAAATCGGTCGCCAAACGGGTAATCGCCTATGTCGAAGCCGCTGAGTTCCTGCTGGTGGAAACCCTGTCCGAGCGTGTCGCTGAGCTCATTCTGAACGAGTTCCCGGTCGCCCGGGTCTCGCTCAAGCTCAACAAGCCTTATGCGCTGCGCGGTGCGGCCGGCGTGGGGGTGCGCCTGATCCGGAGCCGCAATCCATGA
- a CDS encoding transglycosylase SLT domain-containing protein, producing MRIVLLAGLWLCASLATAATPAQRSLFLDTLAAAQQGRLDSEQAALAQLQSYPLYNYISAADLRYRLDHDAGPSLDDEIRGFVTANPDLPPAVSLRRHWLNSLARRGRWQAVLDNSGADEGTAATCRRINAQIRLGMNPRAQALDLWRVGRSQPDACDPVFAWLDDQGLLGPDEIRRRARLAVIEGQYGLARYLAKQMPGPQTATIDQWLAVSQSPRQLANADRSLDADVAVHAFKRLALSDLDTAADLLPVLAERMDLDAEQRYEMKRYVALLYAQNHQAQALAWFARIDHARMADDGHALGWEIRSAIYQQRWPLVVEAIRDLPADIGADEEWRYWHGRALFEMGQDTQAQAILEPLSRERSYHGYLAADALDRQYSLNERPLPADAAAAARVRARPALARAEELRALGRDHQAGLEWNALIDGLDNAALAEAARIAYQWQWYSRAIITLAKADYWDDLDIRYPMPYSDAIGRFADDNDLDPAYVLAIMRTESLFQPAVRSPAGAVGLMQLMPGTARLVSRQLGTASPGSAALTVPEVNIQLGSRYLADMLDRWHGNLALASASYNAGPGRIERWLPGEPMDPTIWVANIPYTETRGYVQRAMSHMTVFQARLDETIVPLDSRMDTVKTDYADTGSLN from the coding sequence ATGCGTATAGTTCTGCTTGCCGGCCTGTGGCTTTGCGCCAGCCTGGCCACGGCCGCAACGCCGGCCCAACGCAGCCTGTTCCTCGACACGCTCGCTGCAGCCCAGCAGGGCCGTTTGGACAGCGAGCAGGCTGCACTGGCCCAACTCCAGTCGTATCCGTTATACAACTACATCAGCGCAGCCGACCTGCGGTATCGGCTGGACCACGATGCCGGTCCGTCTCTGGACGACGAAATCCGCGGGTTCGTCACGGCCAACCCCGATCTGCCGCCGGCGGTGAGTCTGCGTCGTCACTGGCTGAACAGCCTCGCGCGGCGCGGCCGCTGGCAAGCGGTGCTGGACAACAGCGGCGCCGACGAGGGGACCGCTGCCACCTGTCGCAGGATCAATGCGCAGATCCGGCTCGGCATGAATCCGCGCGCCCAGGCGCTGGATCTCTGGCGGGTCGGCCGCAGCCAGCCCGATGCCTGCGACCCCGTATTCGCCTGGCTCGACGACCAGGGCCTGCTCGGTCCTGACGAGATCCGGCGCCGGGCGCGACTGGCCGTCATCGAAGGCCAGTACGGTCTGGCCCGCTATCTCGCCAAACAGATGCCCGGCCCACAGACCGCCACGATCGACCAGTGGCTGGCCGTGTCGCAATCGCCACGCCAGCTCGCCAACGCCGATCGTTCGCTGGATGCCGATGTCGCGGTCCATGCCTTCAAGCGTCTGGCGCTGTCGGATCTGGACACGGCCGCCGACCTGCTGCCCGTGCTTGCCGAACGGATGGATCTGGACGCCGAGCAGCGCTACGAGATGAAGCGCTATGTGGCGCTGCTGTACGCCCAGAACCATCAGGCCCAGGCGCTGGCCTGGTTTGCACGTATCGACCATGCGCGCATGGCCGACGACGGCCACGCTCTGGGCTGGGAGATTCGGTCGGCGATCTATCAACAGCGATGGCCGCTGGTGGTCGAGGCGATCCGGGATTTGCCGGCCGATATCGGCGCCGATGAGGAGTGGCGCTACTGGCACGGACGCGCGCTTTTCGAAATGGGACAGGACACGCAAGCACAGGCGATTCTCGAGCCGCTGTCTCGAGAACGCTCCTATCACGGTTATCTCGCCGCAGATGCGCTGGATCGCCAGTACAGCCTCAACGAACGCCCGCTGCCCGCCGATGCGGCCGCTGCGGCGCGCGTGCGTGCGCGCCCGGCGCTGGCCCGTGCCGAGGAGCTGCGTGCGCTGGGGCGCGACCATCAGGCCGGACTCGAATGGAACGCGCTCATCGACGGGCTCGATAACGCCGCCCTGGCCGAGGCCGCGCGCATCGCCTATCAATGGCAATGGTATTCGCGAGCGATCATCACGCTGGCCAAGGCCGATTACTGGGACGATCTGGATATTCGCTACCCGATGCCCTATAGCGATGCCATCGGCCGCTTCGCCGACGACAACGATCTGGATCCGGCGTATGTGCTCGCGATCATGCGGACGGAGTCGCTGTTTCAGCCGGCGGTACGATCGCCGGCGGGTGCGGTCGGCCTGATGCAGCTCATGCCGGGCACCGCTCGGCTGGTCTCGCGCCAGCTCGGCACGGCCTCACCGGGCAGCGCCGCGCTCACGGTACCGGAAGTCAATATTCAGCTGGGCAGCCGCTATCTGGCCGACATGCTCGACCGCTGGCATGGCAATCTCGCGCTGGCCAGCGCCAGCTACAACGCCGGCCCCGGCCGGATCGAACGCTGGCTGCCGGGCGAACCCATGGACCCGACCATCTGGGTCGCCAATATTCCTTACACCGAAACCCGCGGTTACGTCCAGCGCGCGATGTCGCACATGACGGTCTTCCAGGCGCGTCTGGACGAGACCATCGTGCCTCTGGATTCACGCATGGATACCGTCAAGACCGACTACGCCGACACCGGCAGCCTCAATTGA
- a CDS encoding multifunctional CCA addition/repair protein, producing the protein MERYLVGGAVRDMLLGQPGADRDWVVVGATPEQMIQAGYTPVGRDFPVFLHPETREEHALARTERKSGRGYHGFVFHAEPGVTLEEDLVRRDLTINAIARSDDGRLIDPHDGQADIQARVLRHVSPAFVEDPVRLLRLARYYTRFAPLGFTVADETLELLKTMVANGEVDHLVPERVWAESERALMHDEPHLFFYLLRRAGALARLFPELNDLFGVIQPVRHHPEIDSGVHTLLVLAQVAAAGGDLSARYAALCHDYGKASTPARMLPAHHGHEERGVAPAEQASLRLGVPKALRDAGRLTARWHTHIHRLYELRPATLLKLFEGLDAFRRPERLETLLAVCDADVRGRLGFEYRHYAQPARARAAFEAARAVTAEPLVRAGLRGADIGAALARERTRAIADVLAG; encoded by the coding sequence TTGGAACGCTATCTCGTGGGCGGGGCGGTCCGGGACATGCTGCTAGGCCAGCCCGGCGCCGATCGCGACTGGGTGGTTGTGGGAGCCACCCCGGAACAGATGATCCAGGCCGGGTATACGCCGGTCGGACGGGATTTTCCGGTCTTTCTGCATCCCGAAACCCGTGAAGAACACGCCCTTGCACGCACCGAACGCAAGTCCGGTCGCGGTTATCACGGATTCGTGTTTCATGCCGAGCCCGGTGTGACGCTGGAAGAGGATCTGGTTCGGCGCGATCTGACCATCAACGCCATCGCGCGCAGCGACGACGGCCGGTTGATCGACCCCCACGACGGCCAGGCCGATATCCAGGCACGCGTGCTTCGGCATGTCTCGCCGGCCTTCGTCGAAGACCCGGTTCGTCTGTTGCGACTGGCACGCTATTACACCCGATTCGCGCCACTGGGCTTCACGGTGGCCGACGAAACACTGGAGCTGCTGAAGACGATGGTCGCCAACGGCGAGGTGGATCATCTCGTGCCCGAGCGCGTCTGGGCCGAAAGCGAACGTGCACTCATGCACGACGAGCCACATCTGTTCTTCTATCTGCTGCGTCGGGCCGGCGCGCTCGCCCGACTTTTTCCGGAATTGAACGATCTGTTCGGTGTCATCCAGCCGGTTCGTCACCATCCGGAGATCGATAGCGGTGTGCACACGCTGCTCGTGCTCGCCCAGGTCGCCGCGGCGGGTGGCGATCTGAGCGCGCGTTATGCCGCGCTGTGTCATGACTACGGCAAGGCTTCGACCCCAGCGCGCATGCTGCCCGCTCATCATGGCCACGAAGAGCGCGGCGTGGCGCCCGCCGAGCAGGCCAGCCTGCGCCTGGGCGTGCCCAAGGCCCTGCGAGACGCCGGACGCTTGACCGCTCGCTGGCATACCCATATCCATCGGCTGTACGAACTGCGCCCGGCGACGCTGCTCAAACTCTTCGAAGGCCTTGACGCATTCCGGCGCCCCGAGCGACTCGAGACGCTGCTCGCGGTTTGCGATGCCGATGTCAGAGGCCGCCTGGGCTTCGAATATCGGCACTATGCGCAGCCGGCCCGGGCGCGCGCCGCTTTCGAAGCAGCACGTGCAGTGACGGCCGAACCGCTGGTGCGTGCGGGGCTGCGAGGCGCGGATATCGGCGCGGCACTGGCCCGTGAACGGACACGAGCGATCGCCGACGTGCTCGCCGGCTGA
- a CDS encoding hydrogen peroxide-inducible genes activator, whose protein sequence is MHITLTELRYLIALDKERHFGRAAKRAFVSQPTLSVAVKKLEGELGVTVFERNRGEARVTPIGRRVIEQAYRVLGEVSALEAVAEQGRDELKGALRLGVIYTVGPYLLPHLIPKLRESTPDMPLIIEENFTGTLTQQLRNNELDAVIIAMPFDVPSLSTWALYDESFVVVMPQNHPWTSRTQIEANDLATEDLLLLGPGHCFRDQVLSLCEDCRDREETRQSQAGSSLETIRHMVASGLGITVLPRSSIPGLAHDSNLLETRPFAGTAPTRRIAIAWRKSFPRPKAINMLREAVMNCDPSGVTLLAGEPAFNIDDDSFTATL, encoded by the coding sequence ATGCATATCACCCTGACCGAACTACGCTACCTGATCGCGCTGGACAAGGAACGGCATTTTGGCCGTGCCGCCAAGCGGGCGTTCGTAAGCCAGCCGACGCTGTCGGTCGCGGTCAAGAAGCTCGAAGGCGAGCTCGGCGTGACCGTGTTCGAACGCAATCGCGGCGAGGCCCGGGTGACGCCGATCGGACGCCGCGTGATCGAGCAGGCCTATCGCGTGCTCGGTGAAGTCAGCGCACTGGAGGCGGTCGCCGAACAGGGCCGCGACGAACTCAAGGGCGCGCTGCGCCTGGGCGTGATCTATACGGTCGGCCCCTATCTGCTGCCCCACCTCATTCCCAAGCTGCGCGAGTCCACACCGGACATGCCGCTGATCATCGAAGAGAATTTCACCGGCACCTTGACCCAGCAGCTGCGCAACAACGAACTCGATGCGGTCATCATCGCCATGCCGTTCGACGTACCCAGCCTGTCGACCTGGGCGCTCTACGACGAGTCGTTCGTGGTGGTCATGCCCCAGAACCATCCGTGGACCTCGCGTACGCAGATCGAGGCCAACGATCTGGCGACCGAAGATCTGTTGCTGCTCGGTCCAGGCCACTGTTTCCGCGACCAGGTCCTGTCGCTATGCGAAGACTGTCGCGACCGAGAGGAAACCCGGCAGTCGCAGGCCGGCTCCAGCCTCGAGACCATTCGCCACATGGTCGCCAGCGGCCTCGGTATCACCGTGCTGCCGCGCTCTTCGATACCGGGGCTGGCGCACGATTCGAATCTGCTCGAGACACGTCCGTTCGCCGGCACCGCTCCGACCCGTCGGATTGCGATTGCCTGGCGCAAGAGCTTCCCGCGGCCCAAGGCGATCAACATGCTGCGCGAGGCGGTCATGAACTGCGATCCGTCGGGCGTGACCCTGCTGGCCGGAGAGCCGGCCTTCAATATCGACGACGACAGCTTCACCGCAACGCTCTGA
- a CDS encoding L-threonylcarbamoyladenylate synthase, with protein sequence MNPTLPSTHRLARAVRVLRAGGVVAHATEGVWGLSCDPLQPEAVLRVIELKRRDPAQGLIVVGAEPDDLAPFVDPGATDAWHAAVAFWPAPVTCLLPAHDDTPWWLTGDHDTIALRQTDHALTAALSRTFGGPLVSTSANLSGHPPARSAWQIRARFGSSAVDFILGGLPDHPGTPSQIRDMVSGHILRG encoded by the coding sequence ATGAATCCGACTCTGCCCTCCACCCATCGACTGGCGCGCGCCGTGCGGGTGCTGCGAGCCGGCGGCGTGGTCGCGCATGCCACCGAAGGTGTCTGGGGGCTGTCGTGCGATCCGCTCCAGCCCGAAGCCGTGCTGCGGGTCATCGAACTCAAGCGACGCGATCCTGCCCAGGGATTGATCGTGGTCGGGGCCGAGCCCGACGATCTGGCCCCGTTTGTCGACCCCGGTGCCACTGATGCCTGGCATGCGGCCGTGGCCTTCTGGCCGGCTCCGGTGACCTGTCTGTTACCCGCGCATGACGATACGCCCTGGTGGCTGACCGGCGACCACGACACCATCGCGCTCCGCCAGACCGATCATGCGCTGACCGCCGCGCTTTCGCGCACCTTCGGCGGGCCTCTGGTATCGACCAGCGCCAACCTGTCCGGTCATCCGCCGGCCCGGTCGGCCTGGCAGATCAGGGCCCGATTCGGCAGCTCGGCCGTGGATTTCATCCTTGGCGGCCTCCCCGATCATCCGGGTACGCCCTCCCAGATACGGGACATGGTCAGCGGCCATATCCTGCGCGGTTAG
- the folK gene encoding 2-amino-4-hydroxy-6-hydroxymethyldihydropteridine diphosphokinase: MTAVFVGLGSNIQPHAHVPLALHLLERSFGALQVSPVYQCPAVGFDGEDFVNLVVGFDTATDVHALQDQLRDIEAACGRDRAEAMASRTMDIDLLLYGDLIVDDDRLCLPRSDIVEYAFVLRPLAELVPESEHPVLRRSYRALWEAFDDPGQPLTEITLRTNEPLSR; this comes from the coding sequence ATGACCGCCGTCTTCGTCGGCTTGGGCAGCAACATCCAGCCGCATGCCCACGTACCGCTCGCCTTGCATTTGCTCGAGCGCAGCTTCGGCGCGCTGCAGGTCTCGCCCGTCTATCAGTGTCCGGCGGTCGGATTCGATGGGGAGGATTTCGTCAATCTCGTCGTCGGGTTTGACACCGCCACCGACGTCCATGCACTGCAGGACCAGCTTCGCGATATCGAAGCCGCCTGTGGCCGCGACCGCGCCGAAGCGATGGCCTCCCGGACGATGGATATCGATCTGCTGCTCTACGGCGATCTGATCGTCGACGACGACCGCCTCTGCCTGCCGCGTTCGGATATTGTCGAATACGCGTTCGTGCTCAGGCCGCTTGCCGAATTGGTGCCCGAGTCGGAACACCCGGTGCTCAGACGCAGCTACCGGGCACTTTGGGAGGCGTTCGATGATCCCGGCCAACCCCTGACCGAGATCACGCTTCGGACCAACGAGCCGCTCAGTCGCTAG